TACGTCCGGATAGCTCTCATCAATCTTTTCCGGTTTGCACTGCGCGCGAATCCAGACAGGCTTCATGCTTGAGTACGGTGAGCTTGAACTGGTCAGCCGTATCCGGGGATGATTGTGCCCGATAATGATGTAGTGGGCGGTGAACAGTTCCTGCGCGGGCCACGAATGCCCGTGTGTGTACCCGACGTGATCGAAGAGGAAGCCCCTGGTGCTCTTAACGGCGATCTCGTTCTTCGGGTTCCAGTCCGGCTCGGTGACATCGGCAATGATCCGGTCGAGGTAGCCGTCGTGGTTCCCTTTCACGATATAGACCGGCGCGTAATCCGCGAGCTGTGCGAGGAAGAAGGGCACCTCCGAACGATCCGTGTAGGAGATCTGCGGTACCGCATGCTTCACGTCACCCAGCAGGATGATCACATCGGGCTTCTCCGCTTGCACGCACCGGATCGCGTGCTCGAGCAACTTCTCGGTCTGGCTGCCGATATTGATGCCCTTCTGCCTGAACTCGGACTCGATACCGAGATGGAGATCGGCCAGAACCAGGGCGCGGTGCTCGAACTCGACGAGGAGTGCGGGCTCGTCAATGAGCGGTTTGAGCGTTGGCTTCCTCTTCATGCCTGCTATTCCTTAGGGTTGCGAGTATGAATAGCCTATCACTAACAAGGAGCACGAACGCGCAAAATAACTATTTCTATGAACCGGTATAACCACACAATAACGAGAAGCGAACAAACAAACAAACAAACAAACAAACAAACAAACAAACAAACAAACCAACTATCGAAAAACCGCTTATGAAACTACTCAAACGGAAATTGAAGACGAAAGAAACGGAAACGGGCGGCAAACGGCCTGAGGGTGAGGTATCGGTCGTGCCTGAGTCGTTAGACGATCTGTGGCATTTGAAGCACGTGATCGAGCCGGGCGACCTTGTGTATTCGTTGACCTACCGGAAGCTGGAGGAAGCGACCGATAAGGTGCGACCAGACAAGGCGGCGAAGAAACCGGTCCGGCTGGGCATCCGAACGGACGCGGTGGACTTTCACAAGTTCTCGCGCCGGTTACGGATCAAAGGCGTGATCGAGCAGGGCCCAGAGACCGAGCTGGGCTCCTTCCATACCTTCAATATCGAGCCGGGCACCCAGCTCTCGGTGGTGAAGGTGTGGAAGGAGCATCACCTCAAGCGGTTGCGGGAGGCTGAGAAGGCGTTTGCGACGACTGAGGTGCTTGTGGTGACGGTGGAGGAAGGTGAGGCGGTTGCCGGTGTCGTGCGGCAGTATGGCATGGACGAATTGTTCTCGCTGCGGTACGGATCAGGCAAGGGCATGGAGCAGGCGGGTGGCGGTAAGCAGGAGTTCTTTGGTGAGCTACTGGGTAACGTGCAGAATGCGCTGCAGACCACGAAGGCGGATGCGGTGATCATCGCGGGTCCGGGCTTCGTGAAGGACGATTTCTTCGCCTTTTTACGTGAACGGGATGCTGGGCTCGCGGAGAAGACGCGGATCGAGCAGGCGTCGTCAGTGGGTGTCTCGGGCTTCCTGGAGGTCTTGAAACGGGGCGCTGTGGAACGTCTGAAGAAGGAGGAGCGGTTAACGAAGGAAGTAACGCTGCTCGATCGGTTAATGGAAGAGATCAGTAAGGACGAAGGCGGTAAGGCGGTATATGGCAAGGCGGAGGTGCAGAAGGCGCTACTGTGTGGCGCGGTCGAGACCCTACTGGTGAGC
This genomic window from Methanomicrobia archaeon contains:
- a CDS encoding mRNA surveillance protein pelota translates to MKLLKRKLKTKETETGGKRPEGEVSVVPESLDDLWHLKHVIEPGDLVYSLTYRKLEEATDKVRPDKAAKKPVRLGIRTDAVDFHKFSRRLRIKGVIEQGPETELGSFHTFNIEPGTQLSVVKVWKEHHLKRLREAEKAFATTEVLVVTVEEGEAVAGVVRQYGMDELFSLRYGSGKGMEQAGGGKQEFFGELLGNVQNALQTTKADAVIIAGPGFVKDDFFAFLRERDAGLAEKTRIEQASSVGVSGFLEVLKRGAVERLKKEERLTKEVTLLDRLMEEISKDEGGKAVYGKAEVQKALLCGAVETLLVSDEKLMRTRMVEEGEAGEQEAEEIDELLEAAERQRGEVVIFSTEFEPGKRLNGLGGIAALLRFGIS
- a CDS encoding metallophosphoesterase, which translates into the protein MKRKPTLKPLIDEPALLVEFEHRALVLADLHLGIESEFRQKGINIGSQTEKLLEHAIRCVQAEKPDVIILLGDVKHAVPQISYTDRSEVPFFLAQLADYAPVYIVKGNHDGYLDRIIADVTEPDWNPKNEIAVKSTRGFLFDHVGYTHGHSWPAQELFTAHYIIIGHNHPRIRLTSSSSPYSSMKPVWIRAQCKPEKIDESYPDVVLPREHAPGVIIMPAFNELCGGIAFNNSTRELLGPVASKLLRPGSMEVYLLDGTYVGRVCELRAQNPD